From the genome of Spongiibacter tropicus DSM 19543:
ATGCCATTCTTCAGCGTGTTGAGAGCGGCGAAAAGCCCAAGCCCAAAACCTTGTTCGAGCCGGGCGAAATGGTCCGTGTTATCGATGGTCCCTTCAACGACTTTAATGGTGTTGTTGAGGAAGTTAATTATGAAAAGAACCGTCTGCATGTGGCGGTGCTGATTTTTGGTCGTTCTACGCCGGTCGAGCTGGATTTCGGTCAGGTAGAAAAGACCTGAGGTCGCCTGGGTCGGCTTGTGTCGACGCTGGGTGAAATAAACGGGGAGCCGTTGACGGGTCGAAAGGCTTTGAGGCGTTAATACCCACGAGGAGAAAACAATGGCTAAGAAAATTCAAGCTTATATCAAGCTTCAGGTGCCCGCTGGCGGCGCCAACCCAAGCCCCCCGGTTGGTCCAGCTCTGGGTCAGCACGGCGTTAACATCATGGAATTCTGTAAGGCGTTTAATGCTCAGACTCAGAGCATGGAAAACGGTATGCCGATTCCGGTTGTGATCACCGTTTACTCCGATCGCAGCTTCACCTTTACCACCAAGACTCCGCCGGCGTCATTCCTGCTGAAGAAAGCAGCAGGTGTTAAGAGTGGTTCTGGTACCCCGAATACCAAAAAGGTGGGCAAGGTGACCCGTGCCCAGCTCGAAGAAATTGCAACGCTGAAAATGCCAGATCTGACTGCAGCCGATATGGATGCAGCGGTGCGCACTATTGCTGGTAGCGCCCGCGCCGCCGGCATCGAAGTGGAGGGTGTGTAACATGGCCAAATTGAGCAAGCGTCAAAAAGCAATCCGCGAAAAAGTGGTTCCCGGTAAGCAGTACAGCATGGAAGAAGCTGTTGCTCTGCTGAAAGAACTGTCTACTGTTAAGTTCGCTGAAGCCGTTGATGTCGCAGTTAATCTGGGTGTTGATGCGCGTAAATCTGATCAAGCGGTTCGCGGTGCAACCACTCTGCCTAACGGTACTGGCAAAGACGTGCGTGTTGCTGTGTTCACTCAAGGTGAAAATGCTGAGAAAGCCAAAGCTGCCGGTGCAGATTTTGTCGGCATGGAAGATCTGGCTGAACAAGTTAAAGGCGGCATGATGGACTTTGACGTCGTTGTTGCATCACCCGATGCGATGCGCGTTGTGGGTCAGCTCGGTCAGGTACTGGGTCCCCGTGGTCTTATGCCTAACCCGAAAACGGGCACCGTGACTCCCGATGTGGAAACGGCCGTTAAGAATGCTAAGGCTGGTCAGGTTCGTTACCGTACGGACAAAAACGGTATCATCCACGGCGCTATCGGCAGCATCAAGTTTGAAACGTCCGCGCTGCAGGAGAATCTGGAAGCGCTGCTGGCTGACCTGAAGAAGGCCAAGCCCGCATCCGCTAAAGGCGTCTACCTGAAAAAAATCACGCTGTCTTCGACCATGGGTCCAGGGCTGGTGATTGATCAAAGCAGCCTGGCGGCTAAGTAAGTTTATCGCCGGGTCTATTGGCCCGGCAGCCGAGTAATCGGCAAGACTTTGTGGTCTTTGACAAGCGACCTACTGTGTCAAAAGACAAAGACCATCAAAGACCGTAGGTGAGTTGAAGCTCGTAAGAGTGGGTTCTCTTAATAGGTGTGTTGCTTTGGCAGCGTTACCGGCACCGGCCTACGCAGATGGTGGATTGGATTTGTTCACCACATGAACGGTTGCCTGCTTCGGTAGGCGGTCTACGGTAAGTAACTGACAAATCCAGGAGTTATCCAAGTGGCATTAAGACTCGAAGACAAGAAAGCGATTGTTGCTGATGTTAACGAGACTGCCGCGAGTGCACTGTCATTGGTTATTGCCGACGCCCGTGGGTGTACGGTAGGCGAAATGACTGAGCTCCGCAAGCTGGCGCGGGAATCCCAGGTTGATCTGCGTGTTGTGCGCAACACCCTGGCGAAAATCGCGTTGAAGGGCACTGAATTCGAGTGCGCAGAAGAGGCCTTTAAAGGCCCCTCTCTGTTGGCATTCTCGATGGAAGACCCGGGCGCAGCGGCGCGTATCTTCAAAGACTTCGCTAAAGAGCATGAAGACTTTGAAGTGAAAGCACTGGCGGTAAGTGGCCAGCTGATGGGTGCGGAACAATTGGATGTGCTGGCGAAACTGCCAACGCGCGAGCAGGCTCTGTCTATGTTGATGAGCGTAATGCTGGCGCCGGCGACCAAGCTGGTACAGACCATGAACGAAGTTCCCGGCAAGCTGGTTCGTACATTGGCCGCGGTTCGCGATCAGAAAGAAGCTGCTTAATCGCAGCCTAGTTAACGTTTTTTATTTTTTTACATTTGACACAGTAGGGAGTTGAAAATGGCTCTGTCTAAAGACGATATCCTCAACGCAATCGCTGAAATGAGCGTAATGGAAGTTGTTGAACTCATCGAAGCAATGGAAGAGAAGTTCGGCGTAACTGCCGCGGCTGCTGTTGCTGCTGCCCCGGTTGCTGCTGCTGAAGGTGGCGCTGCTGCTGCTGAGCAAACCGAGTTCGACGTAGTGCTGGCTGGCGCTGGTGACAAGAAAGTTAACGTCATCAAAGCCGTTCGTGCCATCACTGGCCTGGGTCTGAAAGAAGCCAAAGAAATGGTTGACGGTGCGCCTTCAACTGTTAAAGAAGGTGTTTCTAAAGAAGACGCAGAAGAAGCTAAAAAGCAACTGGAAGAAGCCGGCGCCTCTGTCGAGCTCAAGTAAGTTGCTGATAGACCTGTTAGCAGGTCGATCTCAAGCGAGGCTGGTGGGTTTATCCCGCCGGCCTTTTGCTGTTTGAGACATTCGGCCGGGGCATTGGCTCTGGTCAGCGACGGCAAGACCGTTGCGCAAACGATGCCGGCGCCAGTTGCGCAGGGGTCAGGTAATGATGCTGGGGAGTACTGATGGCTTACTCGTACACTGAGAAAAAACGTATCCGCAAGGATTTTGGCAAGTTGCCACACGTCATGGACGTGCCCTACCTCCTTGCGATTCAGTTAGATTCCTACAAGAAATTTACGCAGCAAGGGATTCCGGCTGCTGAACGCGGTGAACATGGACTTCACGCCGCATTTAAATCCATCTTCCCAATCGTAAGTTATTCAGGAAACGCGGCGCTGGAGTACGTGGACTACGTGCTTGGTGCTCCGGCGTTTGACGTGAATGAGTGTCAGCTGCGTGGTGTGACGTTCTCTGTGCCACTGCGCGTCAAAGTGCGCTTGATCATTTACGATAAAGATTCTGCCAATAAAAGCATCAAAGATATCAAAGAGCAGGAAGTCTACATGGGGGAAATCCCCCTGATGACAGAAAACGGTACCTTCGTCATCAATGGTACCGAGCGCGTGATCGTATCCCAGCTGCATCGCTCCCCAGGCGTATTCTTCGATCACGACCGCGGCAAGACCCACTCATCGGGCAAGCTGTTGTACTCTGCGCGGGTCATTCCCTACCGTGGTTCATGGTTGGACTTCGAGTTCGACCCCAAGGACCTTGTTTACGTCCGTATCGACCGTCGTCGCAAGCTCCCGGCAACGATCCTTCTGCGTGCTCTGGGTATGAGCGCGGAAGAAATTCTGGATGTTTTCTACGACGTCAACACCTTCAAAGTGTCCAAAGAAGGGACTTTCAGCATTGAGCTGATTCCTGAGCGTCTGCGCGGTGAAGTCGCCACCTTCGATATTTGTGGCAAAGACGGCGAAGTGATTGTGGAAACCGGTCGCCGTATTACTGCGCGCCACATCCGTCAGTTGGAAAAATCCAAGCTGAAGGAGCTGGTAGTGCCTGTCGAGTATCTGGTCGGCCGTGCACTGGCGAAGGATGTTGTTGACACGAAAACAGGCGAAATCCTCTACGCCTGTAACGCTGAAATTACGCTGGAGATGATTGAAAAGCTCCAGGAATCAGGTGTGTCTGAAATTGAGACCTTGTACACCAACGAACTGGATTGCGGTCCCTTCGTCAGCGATACCCTGCGCACTGATCCAACGAACTCAGAGCTGGAAGCCCTGGTTGAAATCTATCGCATGATGCGCCCCGGTGAGCCGCCGACTAAAGAGTCAGCGGAAAACCTGTTCCAGAACTTGTTCTTCTCTGCCGAGCGTTACGACCTGTCTGCTGTCGGTCGTATGAAGTTCAACCGTCGTCTTGGCCGTGAAGAGATTGTTGGCCCCGGTACGCTGGATAAAGACGACATTGTCGCTGTGCTGAAAACGCTGGTCGACATTCGTAACGGTAAAGGGGTGGTAGACGATATTGACCACCTGGGTAACCGCCGTATTCGCTCTGTGGGTGAAATGGCTGAGAACCAATTCCGCGTAGGTCTGGTTCGTGTTGAGCGCGCAGTTAAAGAGCGCTTGTCCATGGCGGAAAGCGAGGGCCTGATGCCTCAGGACCTGATTAACGCCAAGCCGGTTGCGGCAGCCGTAAAAGAGTTCTTTGGCTCTTCGCAGCTGTCACAGTTTATGGACCAGAACAACCCGCTGTCGGAGATTACTCACAAGCGCCGTGTTTCTGCGCTTGGTCCCGGTGGTCTGACTCGCGAGCGTGCAGGCTTTGAGGTACGGGACGTACACCCGACTCACTACGGTCGCGTTTGTCCTATCGAAACACCTGAAGGTCCGAACATCGGTCTGATCAACTCGCTGGCAACCTATGCGCGCACCAACGAGTATGGCTTCCTGGAAAGCCCCTACCGAAAAGTCATCGATGGCAAGGTTACCGATGAAATCGAGTACCTGTCGGCTATCAACGAGGCCGAGCAGGTGATCGCTCAGGCTTCCGCGGCGATGAATGACAAGGGCGAGCTGACCGACGAAATGGTTGCAGTACGGCACATGAACGAATTTACCGTTATGCCGCCGGAAAAAGTGACCTACATGGATGTGTCGCCCAAGCAGGTGGTCTCCGTGGCGGCGTCGTTGATCCCCTTCCTCGAGCACGATGATGCGAACCGTGCATTGATGGGCTCGAACATGCAACGTCAGGCTGTGCCGACGCTGAAAGCAGATAAGCCATTGGTTGGTACTGGTTTTGAGCGCTATGTGGCGTCTGACTCCGGTGTTTGTGTGGTCGCTCGCCGTGGCGGTGTGATCGACAGCGTGGATTCCTCGCGCATTGTTGTTCGCGTCGACAACGACGAAGTGCAGCCTGGTCAGCCTCCGGTGGACATCTACAACCTGACCAAGTACACCCGCTCGAACCAGAACACCTGCATTAACCAGCGTCCGATTGTGCGCGAAGGTGATGCGGTGCATCGTGGTGATATTCTGGCTGACGGCCCCTCGGTTGATCTGGGTGAGCTGGCGTTGGGTCAGAACATGCGCATCGCGTTCATGCCTTGGAACGGTTACAACTTCGAGGACTCCATCCTGGTGTCTGAGCGTGTTGTAAAAGAAGACCGCTTCACTACTATTCATATCCAAGAGCTGACCTGTATCGCCCGTGATACCAAGCTTGGGCCCGAGGAAATTTCGTCGGATATCCCGAACGTGGGTGAGGGTGCGCTGGCCAACCTGGACGAGTCCGGTATTGTCTACATCGGTGCGGAAGTTGGCCCCGGTGACATCCTGGTCGGTAAAGTCACGCCCAAAGGCGAGACTCAGCTGACGCCGGAAGAGAAACTGCTGCGTGCGATCTTTGGTGAGAAAGCCTCAGACGTCAAAGACACCTCCCTGCGTGTGCCTTCCAGCACCAAGGGTACGGTGATCGACGTACAGGTTTTCACCCGTGACGGTCTGGAAAAAGACAAGCGCGCGCTGGAAATTGAAAAAATGCAGCTCGACCAGTTCCGCAAGGATCTGAACGAGGAATACCGCATTGTTGAAGAGGCGACTTTTGCGCGCCTGCGTCACCAGCTCGAAGGCCAGAAAGTTCTTAGTGGCCCTGGCTTGAAGAAGAACGATGAGCTGACCTCCGCTGTTCTTGACGGGCTGAAGAAAGACGACTGGTTCAAACTGCGTCTGGCTGACGAGCCTATTAATGCTGCTCTGGAAGATGCTGACAAACAGTTGGCGGAGCATCGCAAAACGCTGGAAGAGCGCTTTGAAGACAAGAAACGCAAGCTGACCACCGGCGACGATCTGGCACCGGGTGTGCTGAAAATCGTTAAGGTGTATCTGGCGATCAAGCGCCGCATCCAGCCGGGTGACAAGATGGCGGGTCGTCACGGTAACAAAGGGGTTATCTCGGTCATTATGCCGGTTGAGGATATGCCCTTTGATGAAAAAGGCGAGCCGGTCGATATCGTTCTCAACCCACTGGGCGTACCGTCCCGGATGAACGTTGGGCAGATTCTTGAAACTCACCTTGGCCTGGCGGCCAAAGGCCTGGGTAACAAGATTGATGAAATGCTTCGCGAACAGCGCAAAGTCGCTGAGATGCGTGAGTTCCTTGGCAAGGTCTATAACGATGGCGCGGGTCGCGCGGAAGACTTGGACAGCTTCAGCGACCAGCAAATCGTTGAGCTGGCTGGCAACCTCCGTGGTGGTGTGCCGATGGCCACGCAAGTGTTTGATGGTGCCAATGAAGGCGAAATCAAAAACCTGCTGAAGTTGGCCGACCTGCCTGACAGCGGTCAGCTGAAATTGTTCGACGGCCGTACCGGTATGGAATTTGATCGTCCGGTTACCGTGGGCTACATGTACATGCTCAAGCTGAACCACTTGGTCGACGACAAAATGCATGCGCGTTCCACCGGTTCTTACAGCCTGGTTACTCAGCAGCCGCTGGGTGGTAAGGCGCAGTTCGGTGGTCAGCGCTTCGGTGAGATGGAAGTCTGGGCACTGGAAGCTTACGGCGCCGCATACACCTTGCAGGAAATGCTCACTGTTAAGTCGGACGACGTTAACGGTCGCACCAAGATGTACAAAAACATCGTTGATGGTGATCAGCGGATGGAGCCGGGCATGCCCGAGTCCTTCAACGTACTGGTCAAAGAGATCCGCTCGTTGGGTATCAACATCGAACTGGATTCTGAATAAGCATCAACAACGATTGGCAAGGGGCGCCCCGTCTTCGGATGTGTGGGCGCCTAGATTAAACCCCTTGCGGAGGAACGGCCTTGAAAGACTTATTGAATTTACTTAAGCAGGGACAGCAGAGCGAAGAGTTTGACTCAATTCGCATTGGCCTGGCATCGCCTGAGCTGATCCGCTCCTGGTCTTTCGGTGAAGTTAAAAAACCGGAAACCATCAACTACCGTACTTTTAAGCCCGAGCGCGACGGTCTGTTCTGTGCCAAGATTTTTGGTCCAGTGAAAGACTACGAGTGTCTGTGTGGCAAATACAAACGCCTTAAGCACCGCGGTGTTATCTGTGAAAAGTGTGGCGTTGAAGTTGCCCTGGCGAAAGTGCGCCGCGAGCGCATGGGCCACATCGAGCTGGCCAGCCCGGTTGCTCACATCTGGTTCCTGAAGTCGCTGCCGAGCCGTATCGGCTTGTTGCTGGACATGACTCTGCGCGATATCGAGCGAATCCTGTACTTCGAATCCTATGTTGTGACTGACCCCGGCATGACCACCCTTGAGAAAGGGCAGCTGCTGAGCGACGAGCAATACTTCGAAGCGATGGAAGAGTTTGGTGATGACTTCACTGCCAAAATGGGCGCTGAAGCTATTATGCACCTGCTCACCGAGCTGGATATGCACGATGAGATCGAGCGTCTGCGTGAAGAAATTCCTGCGACCAACTCAGAAACTAAGATCAAGAAGCTGTCCAAGCGGCTCAAGCTTATTGAAGCGCTGGCCGACTCGGGCAACAAGCCTGAGTGGATGATCCTGCAAGTGCTGCCAGTGCTGCCGCCGGACTTGCGTCCGCTGGTGCCACTGGATGGCGGCCGTTTTGCGACGTCTGATCTGAACGACTTGTATCGCCGTGTTATCAACCGCAACAACCGTCTGAAGCGTCTGCTGGACCTTAACGCCCCTGACATCATCGTGCGCAACGAAAAGCGCATGCTGCAGGAATCGGTTGATGCCTTGTTGGATAACGGCCGTCGCGGTCGTGCCATCACCGGCTCAAACAAACGCCCGCTGAAGTCGCTGGCTGACATGATCAAGGGTAAGCAGGGCCGCTTCCGTCAGAACCTGCTGGGTAAGCGTGTCGACTACTCCGGCCGTTCCGTTATCGTGGTGGGTCCGACCCTGCGTTTGCACCAGTGTGGTCTGCCCAAGAAAATGGCGCTGGAGCTGTTCAAGCCCTTTATCTTTGGCAAGCTGGAAGCCCGCGGCCTGGCAACCACAATTAAAGCCGCCAAGAAAATGGTTGAGCGTGAGCCGCCGGAAGTGTGGGACATCCTTGCTGAAGTTATCCGCGAGCACCCCGTACTGCTGAACCGTGCGCCCACTCTGCACCGTCTGGGTATCCAGGCGTTTGAGCCGGTGCTGATCGAAGGTAAAGCGATCCAGCTTCACCCGCTGGTATGTGCTGCTTACAACGCTGACTTCGACGGTGACCAGATGGCAGTACACGTGCCGCTGACGCTGGAAGCACAGCTTGAAGCGCGTGCGTTGATGATGTCCACCAACAACATCCTGTCTCCTGCCAACGGTGAGCCGATTATCGTACCGTCTCAAGACGTGGTATTGGGCTTGTATTGGATGACGCGTGACCGTGTTAATGCGCTGGGTGAAGGCATGACCTTCTCTAGCCCGCAGGAAGTACAGCGCGCCTATGCCGGTGGCAAGGTGCATCTGCAAGCGCGCATTAAGTGCCGCCTGACTCAGGTCAGTGTCGACGAAGACGGTGAGCGCACCTCGGTACGCAGCATTGTGGACACTACTGTGGGTCGTGTTGTGCTGTGGCGTATCGTCCCCGATGGTCTGCCTTTCGACCTGGTAAACCAGTCGATGACCAAAAAAGCGATTTCGCGCCTGCTGAACGAGTGCTACCGCCAAGTAGGCTTGAAGGCGACGGTTATTCTCGGCGACCAATTGATGTACACCGGTTTTGAGTACTCGACCCGTTCGGGCAGCTCAATTGGTGTAAACGACTTTGAAATCCCCGAAGCGAAGGCGCGCATTGTTGCCGCTGCTGACGCGGAAGTGGTGGAGATCGAGAAGCAGTATGCGTCCGGTCTGGTAACCCAGGGTGAGAAGTACAACAAAGTGATCGATATCTGGTCTCGCGCCAACGACCTGGTTTCCAAGTCGATGATGGAAGGCCTGTCGAAAGAGCCTGTCATCAACCGCGATGGCGAAGAAGAGCAGCAGGACTCGTTCAACTCCGTTTATATCTATGCCGACTCAGGCGCCCGGGGTTCACCGGCGCAGATTCGTCAGTTAGCTGGTATGCGGGGCCTGATGGCCAAGCCCGATGGCTCGATCATCGAAACGCCGATTACGGCGAACTTCCGGGAAGGTCTGAACGTACTGCAGTACTTCATCTCGACTCACGGTGCGCGTAAAGGTCTGGCCGATACCGCACTGAAGACAGCTAACTCGGGTTACCTGACGCGCCGTCTGGTCGACGTGGCCCAGGACCTGGTGATCACTGAGGACGACTGTGGCACCGACCAGGGCCTGCTGATGACCCCGGTTATCGAAGGTGGTGACATTATCGAATCGCTGGGCGATCGCGTGCTGGGCCGTATCGTGGCCAAGGACGTTTTCATCCCTGGCACTGATGATGTTGCGGTTGAAGCCGGTGTCATGCTGGACGAAAAAGGCGTTATTGCCCTAGAGGAAATGGGTATCGACGAGATCGAAGTTCGCTCGCCGATTACCTGTGATACCAAGCACGGTGTCTGCTCTATGTGTTACGGCCGCGACCTGGCGCGTGGTCACCTCGTTAACCGCGGTGAATCTGTCGGCGTTATCGCTGCACAGTCCATCGGTGAGCCCGGTACCCAGCTGACCATGCGTACCTTCCACATCGGTGGTGCGGCATCTCGGGCAACGGCTGTCGACAATATTCAGGTTAAGCAGGACGGTAAAGCGCGTCTGCACAACCTCAAGTATGTTGAGCGCGAAGATGGCAGCCTGGTGGCGGTAAGCCGTTCCGGTGAACTGGCGATTACTGACAAGAGCGGTCGTGAGCGTGAGCGCTACAAGCTGCCTTATGGTGCCGTAATTAAAGTTGCCGACCGCGCTGACGTGAATGCTGGCGACATCGTTGCGAGCTGGGACCCTCACACTCACCCCATCATCACGGAAGTGGCGGGTATCGTTAAGATGTCCGGCATGGAAGAGGGTATTACCGTTAAGCGCCAGACGGATGAGCTGACCGGTCTGAGCAGTATTTCGGTAATGGAGCAGTCTGAGCGTCCGGCGGCCGGTAAAGATATGCGCCCGGCGGTAACGCTGGTTGATACCAATGGTGAAGAGCTTTGTCTGGCGGGCACAAACGTTCCTGCCCACTACTTCTTGAGTGAATACGCGATCGTCAGCTTGGAAGACGGTGCCCAAGTTAAGGTCGGTGACGTGATTGCGAAAATTCCGCAGGAAAGTTCGAAAACGCGTGACATCACCGGTGGTCTGCCGCGTGTTGCCGACTTGTTTGAGGCGCGTAAGCCGAAAGAGCCGGCTATTCTGGCGGAAATCAGCGGTACGGTTTCCTTTGGTAAAGAAACCAAGGGCAAGCGCCGCCTGATTATCACTCCGGCCGATGGCAAGCCGCTGGCCGATGGCAGCGATCACTACGAAGTGCTGATTCCGAAGTGGCGTCAACTGACTGTCTTCGAAGGTGAGCAGGTTGAGAAGGGTGAGATCGTTTCTGAAGGCCCGCTCAGCCCGCACGATATCCTCCGTTTGAAGGGCGTGGAAGAGCTGGCGAAATACATCGTCAACGAAATCCAGGACGTTTACCGTCTGCAGGGCGTTAAGATCAACGATAAGCACATCGAGGTTATCTGCCGCCAGATGCTGCGTAAGGTCAACATCCTGACATCCGGTGATTCGTCCTTCATCAAGGGTGAGCAAGTCGAGTATGTTCGCGTTGCTGAAGAAAACGAGCGCCTGCATACCGAGGATAAAGTGCCTGCGAGCTTCGAGCGTGAGCTGCTGGGTATCACCAAAGCCTCGCTGGCTACCGAATCTTTCATTTCGGCAGCCTCGTTCCAGGAGACGACGCGTGTCCTGACCGAAGCGGCGGTGACCGGCAAGCGCGATTACCTGCGTGGCCTGAAAGAAAACGTGGTTGTAGGGCGCCTTATTCCTGCGGGAACCGGCTTGGCCTACCACCGCGATCGCAAGCTCAAGCGCGAAGAATCCAGCAGTACGGTTTCGGCGCAAGAGATCGAAGCAGCACTGTCGGAGGCTCTCAGCGACCAAGGCTGAGCGCCATCGGCGACTTGACGGAAGCGGAGCGCGTCTTTAGAATTCGCGCTCCGCTTTTTTTACATTGTCGACACCTGTTGGCAATCGGTTGGTCAGCACATGTGGTGCTGGCCTTTAGTATCTGGAGTCCTAGCAAATGGCAACGATTAACCAACTGGTTCGTCAGCCGAGAAAGCGCAAGGCCGCTAAAAGTGACGTACCTGCTCTGCAGGCCTGTCCTCAGCGTCGTGGCGTTTGTACTCGCGTTTACACCACCACGCCGAAGAAGCCGAACTCAGCGCTTCGTAAAGTGTGCCGTGTACGTCTGACCAACGGTTACGAAGTTTCTTCCTACATCGGTGGTGAAGGCCACAACCTGCAAGAGCACAGCGTTGTGCTGATTCGCGGTGGTCGTGTTAAAGACCTTCCCGGTGTGCGTTACCACACTGTGCGCGGTAGCCTCGACACCTCGGGTGTTGCTAACCGTAAGCAAGGCCGTTCTAAGTACGGTGCCAAGCGTCCCAAGGCGTAATTGCCGGACGTTAATTTGATTTGAGTAAGGCCGGGCCCTCGCGTTTTGCGACTGTTGCTTGGATTACCCTGAAGAGAGAGAAAAGTTATGCCAAGAAGACGCGTTGCCGCCAAGCGTGAAATCCTGCCGGATCCTAAATTCGGAAACCTCACTCTGGCCAAGTTTATGAACCACGTTATGGTCAGCGGTAAGAAATCGGTTGCAGAGCGCATTGTCTATGGAGCTCTGGACCTGGTGCAGGAGCGTTTGAGCAAAGATCCTATCGAAGTATTCGACGAGGCGCTGGAAAATATTGCGCCGATGGTGGAAGTAAAATCCCGTCGTGTAGGTGGTGCCACTTATCAGGTGCCAGTAGAAGTACGTCCGAGTCGCCGTACGGCTCTGGCAATGCGCTGGCTGGTAGATTTCTCTCGTGGCCGTGGTGAAAAGTCCATGCGTCAGCGTCTTGCTGGTGAGATTATCGATGCTTCTCAGGGCAAGGGCTCTGCAGTGAAGAAGCGCGAAGACGTGCACCGCATGGCCGAAGCCAACAAGGCCTTCTCGCACTTCCGTTTCTAAACGTCCATTTACCTTTAATTTGGGGAATGCATTGTGGCTCGTAAGACTCCCATCGCGCGTTACCGGAACATAGGTATTTGTGCCCACGTGGATGCAGGAAAAACCACCACTTCTGAGCGAATTCTGTTCTATACAGGACTGTCGCACAAAATTGGTGAAGTGCATGATGGCGCAGCGACCATGGACTGGATGGAGCAGGAGCAGGAGCGTGGTATTACCATCACGTCTGCTGCGACGACGTGCTTTTGGGCGGGAATGCAGCAACAGTTCGAGCAGCACCGCGTCAACATCATCGATACACCGGGGCACGTAGACTTCACTGTCGAAGTTGAGCGTTCCCTGCGGGTGCTTGATGGCGCTATCGTGGTGTTGTGTGGTTCTTCGGGTGTTCAGCCTCAGACTGAAACGGTCTGGCGTCAGGCGAATAAATACGAAGTCCCCAGAATGGTGTTTGTAAACAAGATGGACCGCGCTGGCGCAAACTTCGAAAGAGTGGTCAGTCAACTGCGTGAACGCCTGGGCGCCAATGCTGTGCCCATGCAGATGACGATTGGTTCTGAGGATGAGTTCCGAGGCGTTGTCGATCTGGTAAAAATGAAGGCCATCATCTGGAATGAAGAAGACCAGGGGATGACCTTTACCTACGAGGATGTTCCTTCTGACTTGCAGGATCTCTGTGAAGAGATGCGTGAGTACATGGTTGAGGCGGCTGCCGAAGCTAATGAAGAGCTGATGGACAAATACCTCGAAGAAGGTGAGTTGAGCGAGGAAGAAATCAAAGCTGGTATTCGTGCGCGCACGCTGGCCAATGAAATTATTCCTGTGTTCGGTGGCTCTGCCTTTAAGAATAAGGGTGTGCAGGCGGTTTTGGATGCCGTTATTGAGTATATGCCGTCGCCGCGCGAAGTTAAGGCGATTGAGGGTGTGTTGGATGACGCGGCGGAAACCGTGGCGACCCGTGAAGCTGATGACGATGCCCCGTTTGCAGCGTTGGCGTTCAAAATAGCTACCGACCCGTTTGTTGGTACGCTGACGTTCTTCCGTGTTTATTCCGGCAAGCTGGAGAGCGGCACGGCTGTGCTGAACTCGGTAAAGGGAAAGAAAGAGCGCGTCGGTCGTATGGTGCAGATGCACTCTAATGATCGTCAGGAAATCAAAGAAGTTCTTGCGGGCGATATCGCTGCGGCCATAGGCCTGAAAGATGTGACGACGGGTGACACCTTGTGCGACCCGGACAACATCATCGTGCTTGAGCGCATGGAATTCCCTGAGCCCGTAATCTCTGTGGCGGTTGAGCCTCGGTCGAAAGCGGACCAAGAGAAAATGGGGATTGCGCTGGGCAAGCTTGCTCAGGAAGATCCGTCGTTCCGTGTGAAGACAGATGAAGAAACTGGGCAGACGATTATCTCGGGTATGGGGGAATTGCACCTCGATATCATCGTTGATCGGATGCGTCGGGAATTCAGTGTTGAGGCCAATATCGGTAAGCCTCAGGTGGCCTATCGAGAAGCCATTCGCAATAACTGCGAAATAGAAGGCAAGTTTGTTCGTCAGTCCGGTGGTCGCGGTCAGTACGGTCACGTCTGGGTGCGGTTTGAGCCGGGCGAAGATGCCAATGCT
Proteins encoded in this window:
- the rpoB gene encoding DNA-directed RNA polymerase subunit beta — encoded protein: MAYSYTEKKRIRKDFGKLPHVMDVPYLLAIQLDSYKKFTQQGIPAAERGEHGLHAAFKSIFPIVSYSGNAALEYVDYVLGAPAFDVNECQLRGVTFSVPLRVKVRLIIYDKDSANKSIKDIKEQEVYMGEIPLMTENGTFVINGTERVIVSQLHRSPGVFFDHDRGKTHSSGKLLYSARVIPYRGSWLDFEFDPKDLVYVRIDRRRKLPATILLRALGMSAEEILDVFYDVNTFKVSKEGTFSIELIPERLRGEVATFDICGKDGEVIVETGRRITARHIRQLEKSKLKELVVPVEYLVGRALAKDVVDTKTGEILYACNAEITLEMIEKLQESGVSEIETLYTNELDCGPFVSDTLRTDPTNSELEALVEIYRMMRPGEPPTKESAENLFQNLFFSAERYDLSAVGRMKFNRRLGREEIVGPGTLDKDDIVAVLKTLVDIRNGKGVVDDIDHLGNRRIRSVGEMAENQFRVGLVRVERAVKERLSMAESEGLMPQDLINAKPVAAAVKEFFGSSQLSQFMDQNNPLSEITHKRRVSALGPGGLTRERAGFEVRDVHPTHYGRVCPIETPEGPNIGLINSLATYARTNEYGFLESPYRKVIDGKVTDEIEYLSAINEAEQVIAQASAAMNDKGELTDEMVAVRHMNEFTVMPPEKVTYMDVSPKQVVSVAASLIPFLEHDDANRALMGSNMQRQAVPTLKADKPLVGTGFERYVASDSGVCVVARRGGVIDSVDSSRIVVRVDNDEVQPGQPPVDIYNLTKYTRSNQNTCINQRPIVREGDAVHRGDILADGPSVDLGELALGQNMRIAFMPWNGYNFEDSILVSERVVKEDRFTTIHIQELTCIARDTKLGPEEISSDIPNVGEGALANLDESGIVYIGAEVGPGDILVGKVTPKGETQLTPEEKLLRAIFGEKASDVKDTSLRVPSSTKGTVIDVQVFTRDGLEKDKRALEIEKMQLDQFRKDLNEEYRIVEEATFARLRHQLEGQKVLSGPGLKKNDELTSAVLDGLKKDDWFKLRLADEPINAALEDADKQLAEHRKTLEERFEDKKRKLTTGDDLAPGVLKIVKVYLAIKRRIQPGDKMAGRHGNKGVISVIMPVEDMPFDEKGEPVDIVLNPLGVPSRMNVGQILETHLGLAAKGLGNKIDEMLREQRKVAEMREFLGKVYNDGAGRAEDLDSFSDQQIVELAGNLRGGVPMATQVFDGANEGEIKNLLKLADLPDSGQLKLFDGRTGMEFDRPVTVGYMYMLKLNHLVDDKMHARSTGSYSLVTQQPLGGKAQFGGQRFGEMEVWALEAYGAAYTLQEMLTVKSDDVNGRTKMYKNIVDGDQRMEPGMPESFNVLVKEIRSLGINIELDSE